Proteins encoded within one genomic window of Methanobacterium sp.:
- a CDS encoding PepSY domain-containing protein, whose amino-acid sequence MDIDLGEGWEKKALIVVAVVVFILVAYAYNPFQPKPNITSANESYKPPSPARVNPPSIDSNESNNSAETSQNNTFLISSDKAKQIALAEYSGYSASEPMHGTIVLNQTTVVVWIVPLTKSSQPSKTVYVDVNTGKIVKLT is encoded by the coding sequence ATGGATATTGATCTAGGTGAAGGTTGGGAGAAAAAGGCACTGATTGTTGTGGCGGTTGTGGTTTTTATACTGGTAGCTTATGCATATAATCCATTTCAACCCAAACCAAACATAACCAGTGCGAATGAATCTTACAAACCACCATCACCTGCACGGGTGAACCCCCCTTCTATTGATTCTAACGAATCTAACAATTCTGCTGAAACAAGCCAAAATAATACTTTTTTAATATCTTCGGATAAGGCTAAACAGATAGCTTTAGCTGAATATTCGGGGTATTCTGCGTCAGAACCAATGCATGGAACCATAGTGCTAAATCAGACCACAGTTGTTGTCTGGATCGTTCCATTAACAAAAAGTTCCCAACCTTCAAAAACAGTCTATGTTGATGTCAACACCGGGAAAATTGTAAAACTAACCTGA
- a CDS encoding class III signal peptide-containing protein, translating into MIPMDEKGQLSVEVILFVAIILFIVLGVGVFVNEQSVKNSIATAVRFGAENGTTEMGISNPGTLPVKVNGIQMDGTKKVTIHLSREVNPSEKNTILKSVQRSLSSQGYSGITVSIS; encoded by the coding sequence TTGATTCCCATGGATGAAAAAGGACAATTATCAGTAGAAGTAATCCTTTTTGTAGCTATAATCCTATTTATTGTGCTTGGGGTTGGCGTTTTTGTTAATGAGCAAAGCGTGAAAAATAGTATTGCAACTGCAGTTAGATTTGGAGCTGAAAACGGCACAACTGAAATGGGGATTAGCAATCCCGGAACTTTACCAGTTAAAGTCAATGGTATCCAAATGGATGGAACCAAAAAGGTTACTATACATCTTTCGCGTGAAGTGAATCCCAGTGAAAAAAATACGATCTTAAAAAGTGTGCAAAGATCCCTTAGTTCACAAGGATATAGTGGTATAACAGTATCTATAAGTTAA
- a CDS encoding M42 family metallopeptidase: MKKLLEKLSNASGVSGFEDEVRNIMMDELKEHVDDLEIDEMGNLIALKKGTPNGKKVMLAAHMDEIGLMVRYIDKNGFIKFSKLGGINDQMLLNQEVYIHSQKEKVIGVIGSKPPHRMKASEKKKPVEYENMFIDIGACSKEDAEQMVNVGDPITIKQEFTELKNDLVMGNAMDNRVGCAILLEVMKRAKSNANIYGVGTVQEEVGLKGARTSAYRINPDMALALDVTISGDHPGIKEEEAPAKAGKGPCIILTDASGRGIITHPKVKELLIDVAREEEIPYQLEVSEGGTTDATAIHLTREGIPTGVISPPSRYIHTPVSVVNINDVENAAKLILAVLKKI, from the coding sequence ATGAAAAAATTATTAGAAAAACTATCTAACGCTTCTGGTGTATCTGGATTCGAAGATGAAGTTCGAAACATAATGATGGACGAATTAAAGGAACATGTGGATGATTTAGAAATTGATGAAATGGGTAACCTTATCGCCTTAAAAAAGGGAACCCCCAATGGGAAAAAAGTGATGTTAGCTGCCCACATGGACGAAATTGGGCTTATGGTAAGATATATTGATAAAAATGGATTCATAAAGTTCTCTAAACTGGGTGGGATCAACGACCAGATGTTACTAAATCAGGAAGTTTACATCCACAGCCAGAAAGAAAAAGTCATTGGTGTAATAGGGAGCAAACCTCCTCACAGGATGAAAGCGTCTGAAAAGAAAAAACCAGTAGAATATGAAAATATGTTCATTGACATCGGTGCTTGTAGTAAGGAAGATGCGGAGCAAATGGTCAATGTGGGTGATCCCATCACCATTAAACAGGAATTTACAGAACTGAAAAATGATCTGGTAATGGGAAATGCCATGGACAACAGAGTGGGATGTGCCATTCTCTTGGAAGTAATGAAAAGAGCCAAAAGCAATGCCAACATTTATGGTGTGGGCACAGTTCAGGAAGAAGTGGGTCTTAAGGGTGCAAGAACTTCTGCCTACCGTATCAATCCAGATATGGCATTGGCCCTAGACGTAACCATATCTGGAGACCATCCTGGAATAAAAGAAGAAGAAGCACCAGCAAAGGCAGGTAAAGGCCCTTGCATCATACTCACTGATGCCAGCGGAAGAGGAATTATCACCCACCCCAAAGTAAAAGAACTTTTAATCGATGTAGCCCGAGAAGAAGAGATACCATATCAGTTAGAAGTGAGTGAAGGAGGCACCACTGATGCCACCGCCATCCACCTCACCAGAGAAGGTATCCCCACAGGCGTTATATCACCACCATCCAGATATATACACACACCAGTTAGTGTGGTAAATATAAATGATGTAGAAAACGCTGCAAAACTCATCCTGGCGGTTTTAAAAAAGATTTAA
- a CDS encoding AAA family ATPase, producing MERIKTGLKGIDQFTGGLPRGKTVLITGNAGSGKTIFGLQFALSCCRQNIKTVYITTEEDSKDLYTQGSTFGWDIKSFTDSGLLRFIELAGVRAKVTEAEISIDAEAMKGNFSSFIKNLPEDTEAVVIDNIGSYTAKLNPYEFRDRFDLLVYELKQRNITSLVILDSATSKEFNEIALFSVYGAIKLMKRENPYTGRRERVMDFVKMRSTKTPTQFLTYEINDNGIEIISSLESKD from the coding sequence TTGGAACGAATAAAAACAGGGTTAAAAGGTATTGATCAGTTCACAGGCGGACTTCCGAGAGGTAAAACAGTCCTTATCACTGGAAACGCTGGTTCTGGGAAAACAATATTTGGTTTACAATTCGCACTTTCTTGCTGTCGACAGAATATTAAAACTGTTTACATCACAACTGAAGAGGATTCAAAGGACCTTTATACTCAAGGGTCCACCTTTGGATGGGATATTAAATCATTCACAGACAGTGGACTTTTACGTTTTATTGAACTTGCTGGTGTTAGAGCTAAAGTGACTGAGGCGGAGATCAGCATAGATGCAGAAGCAATGAAGGGAAATTTCTCAAGTTTCATCAAGAATCTACCTGAAGACACAGAAGCAGTAGTTATTGACAATATAGGTAGTTATACAGCTAAACTCAACCCCTATGAATTTCGGGATCGTTTTGATCTTCTGGTTTACGAATTAAAACAAAGAAACATCACTTCTCTGGTTATACTAGACAGTGCTACATCTAAAGAATTCAATGAAATCGCGCTATTTTCTGTTTATGGAGCAATTAAACTTATGAAAAGAGAAAATCCATACACCGGTCGAAGGGAGAGGGTGATGGATTTTGTGAAAATGAGAAGCACCAAGACACCTACTCAATTCCTGACTTATGAAATTAATGATAATGGCATCGAAATTATATCCAGCTTGGAAAGTAAGGATTAA
- a CDS encoding methanogen output domain 1-containing protein — translation MSQIKILIVEDESIVAMDIKHRAEVLGYHVTAIIPSGEEALENVAQNKPDLVLMDIVLKGEMDGIEAAQKIRDSYDIPVVYLTAYSDERTLKRAKITQPFGYIIKPFDDRELHSAVEVALYKHQMESKLKESEKWLSTTLESIGDAVIATDKQGKIKFMNPVACEITGWNHDDAIGRPLSEIFRVINEDNSSIVDDPVVKVVENDAIIGLPSQVCLINKKGHHIPIDDSSAPIKDENGNIIGVALVFRDVTQRRKEAKEREALLKDKARGELSGFILSTLPIFASNIPPQVRNNIVQSFGDRFEKHMKPLFLEEMEKCQINQGVNLEDESQSSKEVIFQCYLSWISEFMSNLGIVTKADINFENGKNNLYLGNCPWMSETSASPIFCLICRAIVIRSFTWTSLKGNVEQNKCILDGNKDCSFDFKLF, via the coding sequence ATGTCTCAAATTAAAATATTGATTGTAGAAGATGAAAGCATTGTGGCCATGGATATAAAGCACCGAGCTGAAGTTTTGGGTTATCACGTTACTGCAATCATTCCTTCAGGAGAGGAAGCCTTGGAGAATGTCGCCCAAAACAAGCCTGATTTGGTGCTTATGGACATAGTTCTAAAGGGAGAAATGGATGGAATTGAGGCAGCTCAAAAGATAAGGGATAGTTATGATATTCCCGTTGTATATTTAACTGCTTATTCTGATGAAAGAACTCTGAAAAGAGCAAAAATAACACAACCATTTGGTTATATAATAAAACCTTTTGATGATAGAGAATTACATAGCGCAGTTGAAGTAGCGTTATACAAACACCAAATGGAGAGCAAACTTAAAGAAAGCGAAAAATGGCTCTCAACAACCTTAGAAAGTATCGGAGATGCCGTTATAGCCACTGATAAACAGGGAAAAATCAAATTCATGAATCCAGTGGCTTGTGAGATAACTGGCTGGAATCATGATGACGCCATTGGCCGCCCTTTAAGCGAAATATTCAGAGTAATAAATGAGGATAATAGTTCTATTGTGGATGATCCTGTTGTTAAAGTGGTTGAAAATGATGCTATTATTGGATTACCATCACAAGTCTGCTTAATAAATAAAAAAGGACATCATATTCCTATTGATGATAGCAGTGCACCTATAAAGGATGAAAATGGAAACATTATAGGTGTGGCTCTGGTGTTCCGGGATGTAACCCAGCGCAGGAAGGAAGCCAAGGAAAGAGAAGCATTACTTAAAGACAAAGCTCGAGGAGAACTTTCTGGTTTCATTCTCAGTACTTTGCCAATATTTGCTTCTAACATTCCACCACAAGTTAGAAATAATATTGTCCAAAGTTTTGGGGATAGGTTTGAAAAACACATGAAACCCCTATTTTTGGAGGAAATGGAAAAATGTCAGATTAATCAAGGTGTGAACTTGGAAGATGAGTCACAATCATCCAAAGAAGTCATTTTTCAGTGTTATCTCTCCTGGATTAGTGAATTCATGTCTAATTTAGGTATTGTTACCAAGGCGGACATTAATTTCGAGAATGGTAAAAATAATCTTTATTTGGGCAACTGCCCCTGGATGAGTGAAACCAGTGCCAGCCCAATATTTTGCTTAATATGCCGAGCTATAGTCATACGCAGTTTCACTTGGACTTCATTAAAAGGAAATGTAGAACAAAACAAATGCATACTAGATGGTAATAAAGATTGTTCATTTGATTTCAAACTATTTTAG
- the uvrC gene encoding excinuclease ABC subunit UvrC — MSTTINNPDDLPEKPGVYLLKNVHDDILYVGKAKSLKKRVKSYFKAQLDDPKTRILMRHFHHLEYMVTDTEKEALILESNLIKKHLPRYNIRLKDDKRFPYIQITSEDYPKLLITRNLQHEGSFFYGPFTDVTSVRSILKLLKPVFRLRDCKRMDGPCLNYQIDLCPAPCSGNINKEDYQKNVDKVKLFLEGRHNEVLELLRKEMEQAAQNHDYEKAAVIRDQLFSLDEVMEKQKMEFNRSLDQDVISYAVNDDVVVVVVFRVRSGKIMGKEDFLMEGAQDNYPQEIIGAFIKQYYSGPRPVPAEILLPIKIQDEKLITQWLSEKMNVENPDKHPKNYAISLKVPEEGLEYRLVEMVTKNAKIITNHYQQARVALLDLKKYLNIPRIPRRIEAFDVSNLGGKMAVASMVVFEDGKPKKSHYRKFKLKTPGPDDYAMMREVLTRRYEKIAISGGKIPDLIIVDGGRGQLNIAKEVLNSLDIKTGVIGLAEEFEHIFIPEVSIPIILPTDSTALHLLQSVRDEAHRFAVTYHRKLRQKDLERSLLDEIPGVGPKRKMNLLRHFGDLNTIKNASTEQIAEVNGINKNLALKIYDFFHQEDE, encoded by the coding sequence TTGTCAACCACTATTAACAACCCTGATGATTTACCAGAAAAACCAGGCGTATATCTTCTGAAGAATGTTCATGATGATATTCTATATGTGGGCAAAGCCAAATCCCTTAAAAAAAGGGTTAAAAGTTACTTCAAAGCCCAACTGGATGATCCAAAAACCAGGATTTTGATGCGCCATTTCCATCATTTAGAGTACATGGTCACTGACACTGAAAAAGAAGCCCTTATTTTGGAATCTAACCTCATAAAAAAACATTTACCCCGTTACAATATACGTCTTAAAGATGATAAACGATTTCCCTATATCCAAATTACTTCTGAAGATTATCCGAAGCTTTTAATAACCCGCAATCTCCAACATGAAGGTTCTTTTTTTTATGGTCCTTTTACGGATGTTACATCTGTTAGGAGTATTTTGAAACTTTTAAAACCAGTATTCCGCCTCAGAGATTGTAAACGGATGGATGGGCCCTGTCTTAATTATCAGATTGACCTTTGCCCAGCACCTTGCTCTGGTAACATAAATAAAGAGGATTACCAGAAAAATGTGGATAAAGTGAAGTTGTTCTTGGAAGGTCGTCATAATGAAGTTTTAGAGCTTCTGAGAAAAGAGATGGAACAAGCTGCTCAGAATCATGATTATGAAAAGGCTGCTGTCATCAGGGATCAACTGTTCTCCCTTGATGAAGTTATGGAAAAACAGAAGATGGAATTCAACAGAAGCCTAGATCAGGATGTGATATCCTATGCAGTTAATGATGATGTAGTTGTTGTGGTTGTTTTTAGAGTTAGATCAGGTAAAATCATGGGGAAAGAGGATTTTCTTATGGAAGGTGCTCAGGATAACTATCCGCAGGAGATAATTGGGGCTTTTATAAAACAGTACTACTCTGGACCTAGACCAGTGCCTGCTGAGATTCTTCTACCTATCAAGATCCAAGACGAGAAACTGATCACTCAATGGCTTTCTGAGAAAATGAACGTGGAAAATCCTGACAAACATCCTAAAAATTATGCAATATCTTTAAAAGTACCAGAAGAAGGTTTAGAATATCGTTTAGTTGAAATGGTTACTAAAAACGCGAAAATTATAACAAATCATTACCAACAAGCCAGGGTAGCGTTACTTGATCTTAAAAAATATCTTAATATCCCCAGAATCCCCCGCCGTATTGAGGCTTTTGACGTTTCTAACTTAGGGGGAAAAATGGCAGTAGCCTCCATGGTGGTTTTCGAAGATGGAAAACCTAAAAAAAGCCATTATCGTAAGTTTAAACTAAAAACTCCAGGTCCTGACGACTATGCCATGATGCGTGAAGTTCTCACCAGAAGATATGAGAAAATTGCCATTTCTGGTGGAAAAATACCTGATTTAATTATAGTTGATGGAGGTCGTGGTCAGCTTAACATAGCAAAAGAAGTTTTGAATTCATTAGATATAAAAACTGGTGTTATTGGTTTAGCTGAGGAGTTTGAACACATATTCATACCTGAAGTTTCTATCCCTATCATTTTGCCCACTGATTCTACAGCGTTACATTTGCTTCAGAGTGTAAGGGATGAAGCCCATAGATTTGCAGTAACATATCATCGAAAACTCCGACAAAAAGACCTGGAAAGATCCCTTCTGGATGAAATACCCGGTGTTGGCCCTAAACGTAAAATGAATCTTTTAAGACATTTTGGTGATTTAAATACTATAAAAAATGCCAGTACAGAACAAATTGCAGAGGTTAATGGTATAAACAAAAATTTAGCCCTTAAAATATATGATTTTTTTCACCAAGAGGATGAATGA
- a CDS encoding DUF169 domain-containing protein, with product MSNSIKRIGKSLIRAGMLETTPLCVYFHDEIPQDAVPMVSVDKCAAKAILTAAMDENTPTLYMGPDCLKGFCLGGITWLGFSKKLSPYIKYFVSTGHEDFANGDAEYLKASPELFEKFTESIGSINLPRKNLIVEPCDKFSEDEQLENYDYGDISYPIIRSFLCFGNAQQIRNLCSLIHFRTTNPFESIICPFGPACATMITYPAHLAEKTPNNAAFIGPTDPTGNHWFPTDFMALGIPLNIAIDMCNDLDDSFAVKRPEVAYPKNRDDVRQYKRK from the coding sequence ATGTCGAATTCCATTAAACGAATAGGCAAATCATTGATACGAGCTGGAATGCTTGAAACTACACCATTATGTGTATATTTTCATGATGAAATCCCTCAAGATGCAGTACCTATGGTTTCAGTTGATAAATGTGCTGCTAAAGCGATACTTACCGCTGCTATGGATGAAAACACACCTACGCTTTATATGGGTCCGGATTGTCTCAAAGGCTTTTGTTTGGGAGGTATTACTTGGTTGGGATTTTCAAAGAAACTATCACCCTACATCAAATACTTTGTATCCACTGGGCACGAAGATTTTGCAAATGGAGATGCTGAATATTTAAAAGCCAGCCCTGAATTATTTGAGAAATTCACTGAATCAATTGGTTCAATTAATTTACCAAGGAAGAATCTAATTGTGGAACCTTGTGATAAATTCAGTGAAGACGAACAGCTAGAAAATTATGACTATGGTGATATAAGTTATCCCATTATTCGGTCATTCCTCTGTTTTGGTAATGCACAGCAAATCCGTAACCTTTGTAGTTTGATTCATTTCAGAACAACAAACCCATTTGAATCAATCATATGTCCATTTGGCCCTGCTTGTGCAACAATGATCACTTATCCTGCACATTTAGCTGAAAAAACACCAAATAATGCTGCTTTCATAGGGCCTACTGATCCTACTGGAAACCATTGGTTCCCAACAGATTTCATGGCACTGGGAATTCCCTTAAATATAGCTATAGATATGTGTAATGATTTGGATGATTCTTTTGCAGTCAAACGGCCCGAAGTTGCATACCCCAAAAATAGGGATGATGTTCGACAGTATAAACGAAAATAA
- the uvrB gene encoding excinuclease ABC subunit UvrB, which yields MRKFELLSTYKPLGDQPKAIKSLSEGVCSGMKHQTLLGVTGSGKTFTMANVIKQVQKPTLVISHNKTLAAQLYEEFRELFPNNAVEYFVSYYDYYQPEAYVPQTDTYIDKESSINEEIDMMRHSTTQSLLSREDVIVVASVSCIYGIGAPEDYGNLVLLLEVGQQIDREEILSKLVEMQYERNDIDFTRGKFRVRGDVVEIFPAQGKTPIRVELFGDEVDKLSFIDHVRGQATRDLDKVVVFPAKHFVTTPDKMEKALSAIEDELEDRLRVLEAENKLVEAHRLEQRTRFDLEMLREMGYCQGIENYSMHISGRKWDETPYSLLRYFPDDYLTIIDESHVTVPQIRGMYAGDRARKDVLVNYGFRLPSARENRPLNFEEFESLQNQVIYVSATPAQYELNLSQQVAEQIIRPTGLVDPEVMLNPVRGQVDHLLGQIRKKVNDGQRVLVTTLTKRMAEDLTDYYARAGVKVRYLHSEISTLERIDIIDDLRRGEFNCLVGVNLLREGLDLPEVGLVGILDADKEGFLRSESSLIQTIGRASRNVEGQVMIYADEMTDSVRNAVQITNKRRKMQLQYNKDHGIIPRSTERTLKEKTSQKDVIMRDDVDKMPKDELRLLIKDLKEEMKKAAARLDFEEAASIRDKILMLEGVSD from the coding sequence ATGAGAAAATTTGAACTTTTGTCGACTTATAAACCTTTGGGAGACCAGCCTAAAGCCATTAAATCTTTGTCTGAAGGTGTTTGTAGTGGGATGAAACACCAGACCCTTTTAGGAGTTACTGGTTCTGGGAAAACTTTTACAATGGCCAATGTTATTAAACAAGTGCAGAAACCCACTCTAGTAATTTCTCACAATAAAACACTGGCAGCACAACTCTATGAGGAGTTTCGAGAGCTTTTTCCTAATAATGCTGTTGAATACTTTGTCAGTTATTATGATTATTATCAGCCAGAGGCTTATGTTCCCCAGACAGATACTTACATTGATAAAGAATCGTCTATTAATGAAGAAATCGATATGATGCGCCATAGCACAACTCAATCACTCCTCAGCAGGGAAGATGTTATTGTAGTGGCCAGTGTGTCTTGTATTTATGGTATTGGTGCTCCAGAAGACTACGGAAACCTGGTACTCTTACTTGAAGTGGGACAACAAATCGACCGGGAGGAAATACTCTCAAAACTGGTTGAAATGCAATATGAACGTAATGATATTGATTTTACACGTGGAAAGTTCAGAGTGCGTGGAGATGTAGTTGAGATATTCCCTGCTCAGGGGAAAACCCCTATCCGAGTAGAGCTTTTTGGAGATGAAGTGGACAAACTATCATTCATAGATCATGTAAGAGGTCAAGCCACCCGTGATCTAGATAAAGTTGTGGTATTCCCTGCAAAACACTTTGTAACTACGCCTGACAAAATGGAAAAAGCCTTAAGTGCAATTGAAGATGAATTAGAAGACAGATTAAGAGTTTTAGAGGCAGAAAATAAGCTTGTTGAAGCTCATAGACTGGAACAACGCACTAGATTTGATTTGGAGATGTTGAGGGAAATGGGTTACTGCCAGGGAATTGAAAATTATAGTATGCATATTTCTGGTCGTAAATGGGATGAAACACCTTACAGTCTACTGCGTTACTTCCCTGATGATTATCTTACTATAATTGATGAATCACATGTTACCGTACCCCAAATAAGAGGAATGTATGCTGGAGATCGGGCACGTAAGGATGTATTAGTTAATTACGGTTTCAGATTACCTTCAGCTCGTGAAAACAGACCCCTAAATTTTGAAGAATTTGAAAGTTTGCAGAATCAGGTGATTTATGTATCAGCAACCCCTGCCCAATACGAACTTAATCTTAGCCAACAAGTAGCAGAGCAAATTATCCGCCCCACAGGTTTGGTGGACCCGGAAGTGATGTTAAATCCAGTTCGTGGCCAAGTTGACCATCTTCTTGGACAAATCAGGAAAAAGGTAAATGATGGTCAGCGAGTGTTGGTAACTACATTAACCAAACGCATGGCCGAAGACTTAACTGACTATTATGCACGTGCTGGTGTAAAAGTTCGTTACCTACACTCAGAGATTAGCACCCTGGAACGAATAGATATAATCGACGACTTGCGTAGAGGAGAATTCAACTGTTTGGTGGGCGTTAACCTCCTCAGAGAAGGATTGGATCTCCCAGAAGTAGGGTTAGTTGGTATTTTGGACGCAGATAAGGAAGGATTTCTTCGCTCTGAATCCTCATTAATACAGACCATTGGTAGAGCTTCACGGAATGTTGAAGGCCAAGTAATGATATATGCAGATGAAATGACTGATTCTGTCCGTAATGCAGTACAAATTACAAATAAAAGACGTAAGATGCAGTTACAATATAATAAAGACCATGGAATCATTCCGAGAAGTACTGAGCGGACTTTGAAAGAGAAAACGTCTCAAAAAGACGTTATTATGCGTGATGATGTGGATAAAATGCCTAAAGACGAATTACGTCTTTTAATTAAAGATTTGAAAGAGGAAATGAAAAAAGCAGCTGCCAGACTGGATTTTGAAGAAGCAGCCAGTATTCGTGACAAAATATTGATGTTGGAAGGAGTTTCAGATTAG